The Channa argus isolate prfri chromosome 14, Channa argus male v1.0, whole genome shotgun sequence genome includes a window with the following:
- the LOC137098368 gene encoding leucine-rich repeat and immunoglobulin-like domain-containing nogo receptor-interacting protein 3 translates to MAGSPGPGGRALVPWPRVWRWLLAASLVAVITLTLPGSSQACPPRCECSAQLRSVSCQRRRLTNIPEGIPTETQLLDLSKNRLRWVQAGDLAPYPRLEEVDLSENLIATLEPNAFATLQSLKVLKLRGNQLKLVPMGAFAKLGNLTSLDLSENKMVILLDYTFQDLRSLKHLEVGDNDLVYISHKAFSGLVGLEDLTIERCNLTSISGQTLSYLRSLVTLRLRHLSITALEDQNFRKLSNLRGLEINHWPYLEYISSLSFQSLDLHWLSITNTNITSVPSASFKNLVHLTHLNLSYNPITTLEPWAFKDLLRLKELIMVSTGLITVEPHALGGLRQIRVLNFSSNDLQTLEEGSFHSVNSLETLRVDGNPLMCDCRLLWILQRRKTLNFDGRVPVCAGPVEVQGVSLSSFTDSALFDHFTCQKPKIRNRKLQQVIAREGQSVSFLCRAEGEPTPVIIWISPQRRRITTKSSGRITVLPSGSLEIRYTQLTDSGTYICIASNAGGNDTYFATLTVRGQPLDSASAFFLNRSMYSGEFFNDTNLNSTRVFLKFTLDLTTILVSTAMGCITFLGVVLFCFLLLFVWSRGRGQRKNNFTVEYSFRKSEPTTGGSSGGTRKFNMKMI, encoded by the exons ATGGCAGGCTCTCCTGGCCCTGGTGGGCGTGCCTTAGTGCCATGGCCGCGGGTGTGGCGATGGCTCCTGGCTGCTTCCCTGGTTGCTGTGATCACTTTGACGCTCCCAGGAAGTAGCCAGGCTTGTCCGCCACGGTGTGAGTGCTCGGCTCAGCTGAGGTCGGTGTCGTGCCAGCGGCGCCGGCTCACCAACATCCCAGAGGGTATTCCCACGGAGACACAACTCCTGGACCTCAGCAAGAACCGGCTCCGCTGGGTGCAGGCGGGTGACCTGGCACCATACCCACGGCTGGAGGAAGTGGACCTTAGTGAGAACCTCATTGCCACGTTAGAGCCCAATGCCTTCGCCACCCTACAGAGTCTTAAAGTGCTGAAGTTAAGGGGAAATCAGCTGAAGTTGGTGCCCATGGGGGCCTTTGCCAAGCTGGGCAATCTGACCAGCCTGGACCTGAGTGAAAACAAGATGGTGATTTTACTAGACTACACCTTCCAAGATCTAAGGAGTCTGAAACATCTGGAGGTGGGAGACAACGACCTGGTTTACATATCTCACAAG GCATTCTCAGGGCTGGTGGGGCTGGAAGATCTCACGATAGAGCGATGCAACCTAACATCCATCTCTGGCCAGACGCTGTCTTATCTCCGCAGCCTGGTCACTCTTCGCCTCCGTCACCTCAGCATCACTGCCCTGGAGGACCAGAACTTCCGTAAGCTCTCCAACCTGCGAGGTCTGGAAATCAATCACTGGCCCTACCTGGAGTACATCTCTTCTCTTAGTTTCCAAAGTCTGGACCTCCACTGGCTATCTATCACTAACACCAACATCACTTCTGTCCCTTCTGCTTCCTTCAAGAATCTGGTGCACCTAACCCACCTTAACCTGTCCTACAATCCCATCACCACACTTGAGCCCTGGGCCTTCAAGGATCTGCTGAGGCTGAAAGAGCTCATCATGGTAAGCACTGGATTGATCACAGTGGAGCCCCATGCCCTTGGTGGCCTCAGACAGATCCGGGTCCTCAACTTCTCCTCCAATGACCTACAGACTCTGGAAGAGGGCTCCTTCCACTCTGTCAACAGTCTGGAGACCCTCAGAGTGGACGGTAACCCCTTGATGTGTGACTGCCGTCTGTTGTGGATCCTGCAAAGACGCAAGACCCTCAACTTTGACGGCAGAGTACCGGTGTGTGCAGGGCCAGTTGAGGTGCAAGGGGTCAGCCTTAGCAGCTTCACTGATTCTGCACTCTTCGATCACTTTACATGCCAGAAACCTAAGATACGCAACCGTAAGCTGCAGCAG GTGATTGCTCGTGAAGGCCAATCAGTGAGTTTTCTGTGTCGAGCTGAAGGAGAACCCACACCCGTTATTATCTGGATTTCCCCACAGCGCAGACGGATCACAACTAAGAGTTCAGGGCGCATTACTGTTCTCCCTAGTGGCTCTCTGGAGATTCGCTACACCCAGCTTACTGACAGTGGAACATACATCTGCATTGCTAGTAATGCCGGAGGCAATGATACCTACTTCGCCACACTTACAGTACGTGGTCAGCCACTGGACTCTGCCTCAGCCTTCTTTCTCAACCGCTCGATGTACAGCGGCGAGTTCTTCAATGACACAAATCTGAACAGCACACGTGTTTTCCTCAAGTTTACCTTGGACCTGACCACCATCTTGGTCTCCACAGCAATGGGTTGCATCACCTTCCTGGGGGTGGTTCTCTTCTGTTTCCTGCTGTTGTTCGTGTGGAGCCGGGGACGCGGCCAACGCAAGAACAACTTCACAGTGGAGTACTCTTTCCGGAAATCTGAACCCACAACTGGAGGCTCCTCGGGAGGGACCAGGAAGTTCAATATGAAGATGATATGA